From Zonotrichia albicollis isolate bZonAlb1 unplaced genomic scaffold, bZonAlb1.hap1 Scaffold_257, whole genome shotgun sequence, the proteins below share one genomic window:
- the LOC141727904 gene encoding serine/threonine-protein kinase PAK 1-like: MRSASVGEAGGHGTGSAASPAPGSGASSVEDAVAEAAGVRMGSGGAGTRSGETAGGNSGGGSLLPSNIGTAAGSGVSDSQAQAGKTAETRAGLPGEAAVGRVREAAVPAQQAGPRRPVAIKKINLQGVRRKELTFNEIMIMKRYRSPNVVNYLDSYLLGEELLLVIEYMDGGVLSDIISQTCLSEDETAAISRECLQGLDILHSNDVIHRDVKSDNILLKTDGSVKLADFGLAIQLTPEQSRRCSLTGTPWWMAPEVVTGQPYGPKVDIWSFGIVGIEMIEQEPPYLSESSGTATHLIATVGTPQLRQPKLLSALLRDFLSCCLQTDEERHWSAKELLQLRQ, from the exons ATGCGCTCTGCCTCTGTGGGAGAGGCTGGTGGGCATGGCACAGGGTCGGCAGCGTctcctgcccctggctctggggCCAGCTCAGTGGAAGATGCAGTTGCAGAAGCCGCTGGAGTGCGCATgggcagcggcggggccggcacccGCAGTGGTGAAACGGCCGGGGGAAACAGCGGTGGAGGATCACTGTTGCCCAGCAACATTGGCACAGCCGCAGGGAGCGGTGTTTCTGACTCTCAGGCGCAGGCGGGGAAGACGGCGGAGACCCGGGCAGGGCTGCCCGGGGAGGCGGCTGTGGGGAGGGTCCGGGAGGCGGCCGTGCCGGCCCAGCAGGCCGGGCCTCGGAGACCG gtggcaataaaaaaaataaatcttcaaggagtgaggaggaaggagctaacctttaatgaaataatgatcatgaagaggtataggagtcccaatgttgtgaattatttagacag ctaccttctgggcgaggaactcttgctggttatagagtacatggatggaggtgtcctgagcgatatcatcagccagacctgcctgtctgaagatgagacagcagccatcagtcgggag tgctTGCAAGGACTGGATATTCTTCATTCAAACgatgtgatccatcgagacgTGAAGAGCGACAACATCCTTCTAAAAACTGACGGTTCTGTCAAactgg ctgattttggcctcgctATTCAGCtcacccctgagcagagcagacggtgCTCGCTAACcgggactccttggtggatggcacctgaagtggtgacaggtcaaccatatggccccaaagtggacatatggtcttttggaattgtgggaattgaaatgatagaacaagaacctccttacttgagtgaaagttctggcacg gctacacacctgatagccacagtagggactccacagctgcggcagcccaagctcctctcggctttgctgcgtgacttcctgagctgctgcctgcagacagatgAGGAGCGGcactggtctgccaaggagctcctgcag ttgaggcagtaa